A genomic window from Acinetobacter chinensis includes:
- the infA gene encoding translation initiation factor IF-1 produces the protein MANKEELIEFEGVVTETLPNTMFRVRLENGHEVIAHISGKMRKHYIRILTGDSVKVEMTPYDLTKGRITYRAR, from the coding sequence ATGGCCAATAAAGAGGAACTCATCGAGTTCGAAGGCGTTGTCACCGAAACGCTTCCTAATACTATGTTCCGTGTACGTTTAGAAAACGGTCACGAAGTGATTGCCCATATTTCAGGTAAAATGCGTAAACATTACATCCGCATTCTGACTGGCGACAGCGTAAAAGTCGAAATGACTCCTTACGATCTGACCAAGGGTCGTATTACTTACCGTGCACGCTAA
- the leuB gene encoding 3-isopropylmalate dehydrogenase produces the protein MSRQILILAGDGIGPEIVKAAEQVLHRVNEKFSLGLSWEQGLLGGAAIDAHGEPYPAVTAEQAKKADAILLGAVGGPKWDTIERSIRPERGLLKIRSELNLFANLRPAILYPQLADASSLKPEIVSGLDILIVRELTGGIYFGQPRGIRELENGEKQGYNTDVYAESEIKRIAKVAFEMANLRGGKVCSVDKANVLEVTELWKQTVTDLKEAQYPNINLSHMYVDNAAMQLVRAPKQFDVIVTGNLFGDILSDEAAMLTGSIGMLPSASLDENGKGMYEPCHGSAPDIAGQNIANPLATILSVAMMLRYTFREETAAKAIEDAVGNVLDQGLRTGDIMSEGMNKVGTVEMGQAVVAALG, from the coding sequence ATGTCCAGACAAATTCTGATTTTAGCTGGTGACGGCATTGGTCCTGAAATCGTTAAAGCTGCAGAGCAGGTTCTTCATCGTGTTAACGAAAAATTCAGTTTAGGTCTGAGCTGGGAACAGGGTTTGCTGGGTGGTGCAGCCATTGATGCTCATGGCGAACCGTACCCTGCTGTCACAGCAGAACAGGCAAAAAAAGCCGATGCGATTCTTTTAGGCGCAGTGGGTGGTCCTAAGTGGGATACGATTGAACGTTCTATCCGTCCTGAACGTGGTCTGTTAAAAATCCGCAGTGAACTGAATTTATTTGCAAACTTACGTCCAGCTATTCTTTATCCGCAACTTGCAGATGCTTCCAGTTTGAAACCTGAAATCGTATCTGGACTGGATATTCTGATTGTCCGCGAACTGACAGGTGGTATCTATTTCGGTCAGCCACGTGGTATCCGTGAGCTCGAAAACGGTGAAAAACAGGGTTATAACACCGACGTTTATGCCGAATCTGAAATCAAACGTATTGCCAAAGTTGCTTTTGAAATGGCAAATCTGCGCGGTGGAAAAGTCTGTTCAGTGGACAAAGCCAACGTTCTTGAAGTAACAGAGCTGTGGAAGCAGACAGTGACTGATCTGAAAGAAGCACAGTATCCGAATATCAATCTGTCACACATGTATGTAGACAATGCAGCAATGCAGCTGGTTCGCGCACCAAAACAGTTTGACGTGATCGTGACAGGTAACCTGTTTGGCGACATCCTTTCTGATGAAGCGGCAATGCTGACCGGTTCAATCGGTATGTTGCCATCTGCATCTTTAGACGAAAACGGTAAAGGAATGTATGAGCCATGTCATGGTTCAGCACCGGATATCGCAGGTCAGAACATCGCGAACCCACTTGCAACAATTCTTTCTGTTGCAATGATGCTTCGTTATACCTTCCGTGAAGAAACAGCGGCTAAAGCGATTGAAGATGCTGTAGGTAATGTGCTGGATCAGGGGTTACGTACAGGCGATATCATGTCTGAAGGTATGAACAAAGTGGGTACAGTGGAAATGGGTCAGGCTGTGGTTGCAGCATTGGGCTAA
- a CDS encoding glycine-rich domain-containing protein, translated as MHKQTTNQHPYRRHFSEISWSVFFIVSAVVFMMTAGIGYASGNFTLLLIPAVFMLIWGISRFKSMHKMARLDAFQIPSYILSDFSRQYPGYGAAQLKQIEEGFKDYLALHLIKKQAYAMPSKSVDALWHLLLEKYAGFYAEMCQQLLGFQLYHYPHAEEVSAGEHRVHRLQLLHSWQVSCRLHGVKGLHPEQIPRLFQVDQNVAWSAGFIFQMTLIYALYDQFSIRDSGSNSSGCSSSTSGTASHSDSRDCSESSSSSDSSSSCSSCSSCGGGGGD; from the coding sequence ATGCATAAACAGACCACCAATCAGCATCCGTACAGAAGGCATTTCAGTGAAATCAGCTGGTCTGTATTTTTTATTGTCAGTGCGGTGGTTTTCATGATGACTGCAGGTATTGGCTATGCTTCCGGAAATTTTACGTTACTGCTGATTCCTGCTGTTTTTATGCTGATCTGGGGGATTTCCCGTTTTAAAAGTATGCATAAAATGGCACGACTGGATGCATTTCAGATCCCATCATATATTCTGTCCGATTTTTCACGGCAGTATCCTGGGTATGGAGCTGCACAGCTCAAACAGATTGAAGAGGGATTTAAGGATTATCTGGCATTGCATCTGATTAAGAAACAGGCCTATGCGATGCCTTCAAAGTCAGTGGATGCATTGTGGCATCTTTTACTGGAAAAATACGCGGGCTTTTATGCAGAAATGTGTCAGCAGTTACTTGGATTTCAGTTGTATCACTATCCACATGCAGAGGAGGTGTCAGCAGGGGAACATCGGGTTCACCGACTTCAGCTGTTGCACAGCTGGCAGGTGAGTTGCCGTCTGCATGGGGTTAAAGGTCTGCATCCAGAGCAGATTCCTCGCTTGTTTCAGGTCGATCAGAACGTTGCCTGGTCAGCAGGTTTTATTTTTCAAATGACGCTGATTTATGCTTTATATGATCAGTTCTCTATTCGGGACAGTGGTTCAAACTCATCCGGTTGTTCTTCTTCCACTTCGGGTACAGCCAGTCATTCTGACAGTCGTGACTGTTCAGAAAGTTCATCGTCCTCAGATTCATCTTCATCCTGTAGCAGTTGCAGCAGCTGTGGAGGCGGTGGTGGTGATTAA
- the leuD gene encoding 3-isopropylmalate dehydratase small subunit, protein MKKYTVEQGIVAPLDRANVDTDLIIPKQFLKSIKRTGFGENLFDELRYLDEGFLGQDNSKRPKNPDFTLNQPRYQGASILISRANFGCGSSREHAPWALEEYGFRTVIAPSYADIFFNNSFKNGMLPVILSEEIVDQLFKECFANEGYQLTIDLEAQEVRTPNGEAFKFEVDPFRKHCLLNGLDDIGLTLQVADDIKAYEEKTKAARPWVFAEIQG, encoded by the coding sequence ATGAAAAAATATACCGTTGAACAAGGTATCGTTGCACCTTTAGACCGTGCCAATGTCGATACAGATTTAATTATTCCAAAACAGTTTTTGAAATCCATCAAACGTACAGGTTTTGGTGAAAACTTATTTGATGAATTGCGTTATTTAGATGAAGGCTTTTTAGGTCAGGACAATTCAAAACGTCCTAAAAACCCTGATTTCACTTTGAACCAACCACGTTATCAAGGTGCTTCCATCCTGATTTCACGTGCTAACTTTGGTTGTGGTTCAAGCCGTGAGCATGCGCCGTGGGCATTGGAAGAATATGGTTTCCGTACCGTGATTGCGCCAAGTTATGCAGATATTTTCTTCAATAACAGCTTTAAAAACGGCATGTTGCCAGTGATCCTGTCTGAAGAGATTGTAGATCAGTTATTTAAAGAATGTTTTGCCAATGAAGGTTATCAGTTAACCATTGACCTTGAAGCGCAGGAAGTTCGCACACCAAATGGCGAAGCATTCAAATTCGAAGTCGATCCATTCCGTAAACATTGTTTGTTAAATGGTCTGGATGATATTGGTTTAACTTTACAGGTTGCTGATGATATCAAAGCCTATGAAGAGAAAACCAAAGCGGCTCGCCCGTGGGTTTTTGCAGAAATTCAGGGTTAA
- a CDS encoding AraC family transcriptional regulator yields MGQLTDASVVLRLGYQAIRRAGLPTEEILTKAGVALNQVEANDRTPLNAQYAFWVAAEEVSKDPDIGLHLGEHLPLYRGQVIEHLFISSENFGEGLKRALAYQRLISDAFHARLVIEDDRCYLTNGEQPWAENIVNRHFSECAMSGVLRFFKFITEGRFEPIYIDFNFTQGAPDGEYFRVYECPVSLGQKETRLYFDPAILDFPLWQAEPELLQLHEQLAIEKLQELARYDLVGEVRRAIGSTLESGETTLETVAAQLNITPRRLRTQLSEANTSFQQILSDYRCRLAKKLLANTAESVERIVYLTGFSEPSTFYRAFKRWTNETPVEYRKRKQR; encoded by the coding sequence GTGGGTCAGCTAACTGATGCATCTGTTGTTTTAAGGTTGGGATACCAGGCGATTCGTCGTGCAGGTTTACCGACTGAGGAAATTTTAACAAAAGCGGGTGTCGCCCTGAATCAGGTTGAGGCCAATGACCGTACTCCATTGAATGCTCAATATGCGTTCTGGGTTGCGGCGGAGGAGGTCAGTAAGGATCCTGACATCGGGTTGCATCTTGGTGAACATCTGCCTTTATATCGGGGGCAGGTGATTGAGCACCTGTTTATCAGCAGTGAGAACTTTGGTGAAGGACTGAAGCGGGCACTGGCCTATCAGCGTTTGATCAGTGATGCATTTCATGCCCGACTGGTGATTGAGGATGACCGCTGTTATCTGACCAATGGTGAGCAGCCGTGGGCAGAAAATATTGTAAACCGACATTTTTCTGAATGTGCGATGTCTGGTGTATTGCGGTTTTTCAAATTTATCACTGAAGGACGCTTTGAACCGATTTATATCGATTTCAATTTCACACAGGGCGCACCTGATGGTGAGTATTTCAGAGTGTATGAGTGTCCGGTCAGTTTAGGGCAGAAGGAAACCCGTCTGTATTTTGATCCTGCAATTCTGGATTTCCCGTTATGGCAGGCAGAACCTGAGCTGTTGCAGTTACATGAACAGCTGGCGATTGAAAAACTGCAGGAACTTGCCCGTTATGATCTGGTTGGTGAAGTCCGCCGTGCAATCGGCTCCACGCTTGAAAGTGGTGAAACAACCCTCGAAACCGTGGCAGCACAGTTGAATATTACGCCACGCCGTTTACGGACTCAGTTATCTGAAGCCAATACCAGTTTTCAGCAGATTCTGTCGGATTACCGCTGTCGTCTGGCGAAAAAACTGCTGGCAAATACAGCCGAAAGTGTGGAGAGAATTGTGTATCTGACCGGTTTTTCAGAGCCAAGTACTTTTTATCGGGCATTTAAACGCTGGACCAATGAAACACCTGTGGAATACAGAAAGCGTAAACAGCGTTAA
- a CDS encoding DUF2061 domain-containing protein produces the protein MARIHNFVQSNQRIFKKTLSYYIMHITVAMLVAYVITGNLWMAITLSLIEPTVQAIAFFFHEKAWNAQDRKKSLNASDAA, from the coding sequence ATGGCTCGTATTCATAATTTTGTTCAAAGCAATCAACGGATTTTCAAAAAAACGCTCAGCTATTACATCATGCACATCACTGTTGCAATGCTGGTCGCATACGTGATTACCGGTAATCTGTGGATGGCGATTACTTTAAGCCTGATTGAACCTACTGTTCAGGCGATTGCATTCTTTTTCCATGAAAAAGCATGGAATGCGCAGGATCGTAAAAAATCCCTGAATGCCAGTGATGCAGCCTGA
- the leuC gene encoding 3-isopropylmalate dehydratase large subunit: MAGENQKVKTENAKTLYDKLWDDHLVKQRDDGSALLYIDRHLLHEVTSPQAFEGLQLAGRTPWRLSANVATPDHNVPTSTKERSEGIAGIEDDTSRIQVQTLDDNCKTFNVVQFDINDVRQGIAHVVGPEQGLTLPGMTVVCGDSHTATHGAFGCLAHGIGTSEVEHVLATQCLVQKKMKNMLVRVDGKLGQGVTPKDVVLAIIGKIGTAGGTGHAIEFGGQVFRDMSIEGRMTVCNMAIEGGARVGMVAVDDKTIEYVKDRPYAPKGEQWDAAVAYWNTLVSDEGAHFDTVVVLQGEEIEPQVSWGTSPEMVIPVSQAVPTLEQAKDDVQRNDWTRAYQYMGLNGGQALADIQLDRVFIGSCTNSRIEDIRAAAEVAKGKKVASSIKQAMVVPGSGLVKAQAEAEGLDKILIEAGFEWREPGCSMCLAMNADKLQPGEHCASTSNRNFEGRQGNGGRTHLVSPAMAAAAAIAGHFVDVRSF, translated from the coding sequence ATGGCAGGCGAAAACCAAAAAGTAAAAACCGAAAATGCAAAAACATTGTATGACAAATTGTGGGATGACCACTTAGTAAAACAACGCGATGACGGCTCTGCATTACTCTATATCGACCGTCACTTATTGCATGAGGTAACTTCTCCACAAGCATTTGAAGGTTTGCAATTGGCGGGTCGTACACCTTGGCGTTTAAGTGCCAACGTGGCAACACCTGACCATAACGTGCCAACCTCGACTAAAGAGCGTTCAGAAGGGATTGCAGGGATCGAAGATGATACTTCACGTATCCAGGTACAGACTTTAGATGACAACTGTAAAACTTTTAATGTGGTTCAGTTTGACATTAATGATGTACGTCAAGGGATTGCACACGTGGTGGGTCCTGAACAAGGTTTGACTTTGCCGGGTATGACTGTGGTCTGTGGTGACTCACATACTGCTACACATGGTGCATTCGGTTGTTTGGCTCACGGTATTGGTACATCAGAAGTTGAACATGTATTGGCAACTCAATGCTTAGTTCAAAAGAAAATGAAAAATATGCTGGTACGTGTTGACGGTAAATTAGGTCAAGGCGTAACACCGAAAGATGTCGTATTAGCCATTATCGGTAAAATCGGAACTGCGGGTGGTACAGGTCATGCGATTGAATTCGGTGGCCAGGTGTTCCGTGATATGTCGATCGAAGGTCGTATGACTGTGTGTAATATGGCAATTGAAGGTGGCGCACGTGTGGGTATGGTTGCTGTCGATGACAAAACCATTGAATACGTAAAAGACCGTCCGTATGCGCCTAAAGGCGAACAGTGGGATGCTGCGGTCGCCTATTGGAATACTTTGGTTTCTGATGAAGGCGCACATTTCGATACTGTTGTGGTGTTACAGGGTGAAGAGATTGAACCGCAAGTGTCGTGGGGAACTTCACCTGAAATGGTGATTCCTGTATCTCAAGCTGTACCTACGTTGGAACAAGCCAAAGATGATGTACAGCGTAATGACTGGACACGTGCTTATCAGTACATGGGTTTGAATGGTGGTCAGGCATTGGCTGATATTCAATTAGACCGCGTATTTATCGGTTCATGTACTAACTCACGTATTGAAGATATTCGTGCGGCGGCAGAAGTTGCGAAAGGCAAAAAAGTGGCTTCAAGCATTAAACAAGCGATGGTCGTTCCAGGTTCTGGTTTAGTCAAAGCTCAGGCAGAAGCAGAAGGCTTGGACAAAATCTTAATCGAAGCTGGTTTTGAATGGCGTGAGCCGGGTTGTTCAATGTGCTTAGCAATGAATGCTGATAAATTACAACCAGGTGAACATTGTGCATCGACGTCTAACCGTAACTTTGAAGGTCGTCAGGGCAATGGTGGTCGTACACATTTGGTGAGTCCTGCTATGGCAGCTGCGGCAGCAATCGCGGGTCACTTTGTTGATGTGCGTTCATTCTAA